The following coding sequences lie in one Fimbriimonadaceae bacterium genomic window:
- a CDS encoding ABC transporter substrate-binding protein, whose amino-acid sequence MKGGNIWLGLALTAVVVSVAETERVSRPKTYPGRVLVTCWSGWTDFEADAMRRVIDNFNRRQDKVHVEYLSVSGIEEKTMLATAAGVPPDLAGIAGANVPLYAYYHALTPLDGMCAEAGIKRSDYIPACFDLCTYKGTVYSLPATPATTALHYNRAVLREAGWDPDRPPRTFSELDRMDEMVMRKDSDGHVTRAGFLPTEPGWWPWSWPYFFGGTLMDKAGRITTDLPENVRAFTWMQSFARRYGSSQMQSFRQGFGQFNSPRNAFIDGSVATVMQGVWMANFIQKYNPKLDWAAAPFPHPDDRPDLAGRVIVEQDIVAIPRGAKHPREAFEFLKYLQSQEGMETLCLGQKKFSPLLKVSPDFYAKHPNPYIKLFRDQALSHNAFFTPRTPVWNEYQRELQNAIDKMNLLDPTPPKTLLAQVRERVQHLQDEVDHVDALRAKQGG is encoded by the coding sequence ATGAAGGGCGGGAACATCTGGCTGGGACTGGCCCTGACGGCCGTGGTCGTCTCGGTCGCCGAGACGGAGCGGGTGTCGCGGCCCAAAACATATCCCGGCCGCGTCCTCGTCACGTGCTGGTCGGGGTGGACCGACTTCGAGGCCGACGCGATGCGCCGGGTCATCGACAACTTCAACCGGCGGCAGGACAAGGTCCACGTCGAGTACCTCTCGGTCAGCGGCATCGAAGAGAAAACGATGCTCGCGACCGCTGCCGGAGTTCCCCCCGACCTGGCGGGCATCGCCGGCGCCAACGTGCCGCTCTATGCCTACTACCACGCCTTGACCCCCCTCGACGGCATGTGCGCGGAGGCCGGCATCAAGCGTTCGGACTACATTCCTGCCTGCTTTGACCTGTGCACCTACAAGGGGACGGTGTACTCCCTCCCCGCGACGCCGGCGACGACCGCGCTCCACTACAACCGCGCCGTCCTCCGCGAAGCTGGCTGGGACCCTGACCGGCCCCCCCGCACGTTCAGTGAACTAGACCGGATGGACGAGATGGTCATGAGGAAAGACTCGGACGGCCATGTCACGAGGGCCGGGTTCTTGCCGACCGAGCCCGGGTGGTGGCCGTGGAGCTGGCCCTACTTCTTTGGCGGGACACTGATGGACAAGGCAGGCCGGATCACCACCGATCTGCCCGAAAACGTCCGGGCCTTCACCTGGATGCAGAGCTTTGCCCGGCGCTATGGGTCGAGCCAGATGCAGTCGTTTCGGCAGGGGTTTGGCCAGTTCAACTCACCCCGGAACGCCTTCATCGACGGTAGCGTCGCCACGGTCATGCAAGGGGTCTGGATGGCCAACTTCATCCAAAAATACAACCCCAAGCTGGACTGGGCGGCCGCCCCCTTCCCTCATCCGGACGACCGCCCCGACCTTGCCGGCCGGGTCATCGTCGAACAAGACATCGTTGCGATCCCCCGTGGGGCCAAGCACCCCCGGGAGGCCTTCGAGTTTCTCAAGTACCTCCAGTCCCAGGAAGGTATGGAGACTCTCTGTTTGGGGCAGAAAAAGTTCTCCCCGCTCCTCAAGGTCAGCCCCGACTTTTACGCGAAGCACCCCAACCCCTACATCAAGCTGTTCCGCGACCAGGCCCTGAGCCACAACGCGTTTTTCACCCCCCGGACGCCGGTCTGGAACGAGTACCAACGGGAACTCCAGAACGCGATCGAC